The following are encoded together in the Juglans microcarpa x Juglans regia isolate MS1-56 chromosome 2D, Jm3101_v1.0, whole genome shotgun sequence genome:
- the LOC121249414 gene encoding uncharacterized protein LOC121249414 encodes MKGVVHFSTKGKLNPQYVGPYVIVERVGPVAYRLDLPIEMQGIHNVFHASTLKKSFEEKRTVVMKFDEIQLQPNLSYSEWLVQIMDRTEYELRNRKIPLVKVLWNNPEFEEATWKREDTMRNECPYLFID; translated from the coding sequence ATGAAAGGAGTCGTACATTTCAGCACGAAGGGAAAGTTAAACCCCCAATATGTAGGACCCTACGTTATAGTCGAAAGAGTTGGTCCAGTAGCTTACAGATTGGATTTGCCAATAGAGATGCAGGGAATACACAATGTGTTTCATGCATcaactttgaagaagagtttcgaAGAAAAACGGACAGTAGTTATGAAGTTCGATGAGATTCAACTTCAACCCAATTTGTCTTATTCAGAATGGCTAGTACAGATCATGGATCGTACAGAATATGAGTTAAGGAATCGAAAGATACCTCTAGTGAAAGTACTCTGGAACAACCCAGAATTCGAAGAAGCAACTTGGAAACGGGAGGATACAATGAGAAACGAATGCCCCTATTTGTTTATAGATTAA